The genomic window TCAGGTCAGCGGCGTCGGTGCGACGGCCACCCAGGGACAGCAGCGCCGCAAAGACCCCGGCGTCCTCTGGAGTGTAGGGCCTCAGTCGGGTTCCGGTGTGGGTCACTGCACGCCCTTGATCAGCTGCCGGATGGCCCCCAGGTGGTACGCGACGTGTGCGACCGCGCCGGTCAGGCCGCCAGTCAACTCGCCGTCGGCCGGGCGGTCCTCGAAGGTGCGTGCGAACGTCAACAGTGCGTCGTAGGCGGCCCGCAGCCGTGCGCGGGCGGCGTCCCACGCGGCGTCGTCCACCTGCACCGGCTGGAAGCTGCCCGTCCAGTCGAAGGGCCCGCGGTCCCCGTCGCGCTCCCAGCGGATGATGACTTCAAGGTGGAAGGCGGTGTGCGCGGCGTGAGCGGCGACCGTGCTGCCCAGCACCTCCTGACTGGCCTGCGCGGCACTCAGGCCGTCCAGGGTGGCGAGCAGGCCGTGGTTGCCGCTGCCGTCGGCTTTCGTGCCGTCCAGGAAGGCGGTGCCCTGGCCGGGATGGCCGCCCTCCACGGCCTCGCGCAGGATGTCGAGGATGCCGCTGACAGCGGACTGCGGGGTGGGGGTGGGTTCGCTCATGCCTGCCAGCGTACGGTCCTGCACGGACCGGGGCATGCGTCATCTGACCGCTGGCATCCCCGGCCAGTCTCTGGTAATGTGGTGAGTTGCGCTGCCCGGCGAGGCCTGACCCTGTCAGGACACTGCGCCTGCGAGCGGCGACAGAGGAGGTGAACTATGAACCAGTACGACCTGAACCTGATCCTGAACCCCAACCTCAGCGCCGAGCAGGTGGGTATCGAGAAGGACTACATCGAGACCACCGTGAAGAACGCGGGCGGGGAAATCAGCAACCTGGACGAGCTCGGCAACCGCCGCCTCGCCTACGCCGTGAACAAGGACCGCGAGGGCTACTACCTGATGTACACCATCAAGGCCGCTGGCAACCCCGAAACGGCCATCGCCAGCACCCTGCGTCTGCGTGACCACGTGCGCCGCGTCCTGGTGGTCAAGGACCGCCCGGAGTGGAAGACCAAGAAGGCCTGATCTCCTTACGCTATTGACGTAACGAGATCGGGTTTGTTATCGTACGGTCACCCCGCAAGGGCCACACCCGCCAGCCAGCAAGAAGCTCAAGTACTTTCGCCAGCAACAAAGGAGACCCAGTCATGGCCCGAGGCATGAACCACGTTTACCTGATCGGCGCACTCGCCCGCGATCCCGAACTGCGCTACACCCCCAGCGGCACCGCCGTGTTCGAAGCCACCATCGCCGGTGAAGATCACATCGTCGGCAACGACGGGCGCGAACGCAAACTCCCCTGGTACCACCGCGTGTCCATTCTCGGCAAACCCGCCGAGTGGCAGGCCGAACGCAACCTGAAAGGCGGCGACGCCGTGATGGTCGAAGGCAGCGTGGAGTACAGCCAGTGGGAAGCCCCTGAAGGTGGCAAACGCAGCATGGTCCGCGTGAAGGCCCTGCGCATGGAACAGCTCGGGTACACCCCCGAACTCGTTCAGGACGCCGGAGGCGGCGTTCGCATGAGCAGCGGCATGAACGAAGTCATTCTCATCGGGAACGTCACCCGTGACCCCGAACTGCGCTACACCCCCGCCGGCGACGCCGTGCTCGGACTCGGCCTGGCCGTGAACGAGACCTGGAACGACCGTCAGGGCCAGCGGCAGGAGAAGACCCACTGGATCGACGTGACGCTGTGGCGCGAACTCGCCGAGAGCATGAAAGAACTCCGCAAGGGGGACCCCGTGCTCGTGCAGGGACGACTGGTCAACGAAGCGTGGACCGACCGCGACGGCAACAAACGCAACAGCACCAAAGTAGAGGCGACGCGAGTCGAAGCCCTGTCCCGAGGCGCAGGCACCGGTAACCCTGCAGCCACCCCCGCCGGACCTCGCACGCAGACCGCGAGCAGTGCGGCGCGCCCCCAGAGCGGCGGCTACAGCCAGCCGAACCGGGCAGCGAACACGGGGAACCGTTCGGGCGGCTTAGATATTGACCAAGGTCTCGACGATTTCCCACCGGACGAAGAAGACCTGCCGTTCTAACCCCGCTTGGGCACGGAACGCAGATTTCAAGGACTAACACATGACCCAGACCAACAGCGCCGAGCGTAAACCGCGCGGCAAGGGACCCAAGCGTCCCCGCAAGCCCAAGGTCGATCCGTTCTCCATCGGGGAACTGGAAATCACCGACTACAAAGACGTGAAGATGCTGCGCCGTTTCGTGAGCGACACGGGCAAGATCCTCCCCCGCCGCCGCACGGGCCTCTCGGCCAAGCACCAGCGCCGCATTGCGCAGACGATCAAGATCGCCCGCCAGCTGGCCCTGCTGCCCTACACCGAGAAGCTCGTCCGGAAATAAGGAGAATTGACATGCAAGTAATTCTTCTTGAACCCGGCAAGCTCGGCAAGACCGGCGACGTTGTCGCCGTGAAAGACGGCTACGCCCGCAACTGGCTGATCCCCCAGGGCATCGCCGCCCCGGCCACTGCCAGCAACATGAAGAGCCTCGAGGCCCGCATCCGCGCCCGCCAGAAGACCCTGGCGGCCGAGAAGGCCAGCGCCGAGGACCTCGCCAGCCGCCTGAACGGCGTCGCCGTGGAACTCAGCGTCCGCGCCGGCGAAGGCAAGATCTACGGTGCGGTCACGCACCAGGACGTTGCCGACTCCCTGGACAAGCTGGGCTTCGATGTGGACAAGCGCCGCATCACGATGCCGAAAACCGTCAAGGAAATTGGCGAGTACGACATCTCCTACCGCGCCCACCCCGAAGTGAGCATCCCCATGAAGCTCGTGGTGCACGCCGCGAAGTAAACGCCCCCGCGCGTTCAGACCCCCGCCCCCGTGGCGGGGGTCTTCTGCTTTCCTATCCTTTAACTGGTACATCCACACCTAGGGCAACATTCACCGGTCAGGGCAGATAGGGTCAGAGCATGCGTCCTGCCCTGCTGTCCACCCTCCTGATCCCTGCCTTGATCGGCTGCGCGCCGCAAGACGCACCTTGGCCCACGGAGCCCGCTGCGGCAGTCCTGACACTCAATCCTGCCGAACCCCAGGTCGGACAGACCCTCCAGTTCATCCTGCGCAGTCCAGTCAGCGGTGACGTCGCCCTGTTCGTCGAGTCCCCTGACGGCAGCGTCATCCAGCTGCTCCCTAACCGTCTGCCAGACGGTCAGGTACACCTGAATGCTGATCAAAACCAGCTGTTCCCGGCGGTCAGCAGCAGCTTCGCACTGCGTGCCAGTGCGCCCACCGGCGTCCACACGGCCCTGCTGTACATCAGCAGTGGCCCGCTGAACCTGAGTGGCGTCAGCGATTACACCAGTCCCAGTTCGGTGTTTGCGACGGTCCGTGCCCAGGGAGCGGGGGCACTGCTGGGCCCGGTCGCCGCGAAGGTGAAGCTCCTGAACCCTGGGGTGGCCGGTACCCTGACCTTCACCGTGCAGCCCTGAGCAGCGCCAACCTGCCGAAGCGGTTCTGAATAACCGTCGTTCCTGCCACCGACCCTGGCTGACGGGGCAGGCCTTCGCGCGCTGCCGGGCTTTCCCGCTACACTTGGGGCGAACGTCCCCACAGCGCAGTCACCGGAGGCGTTCGACCTCAGTTTCCCACCCCGGGGCGCGTGGCCACGCAGGCACGCTGCCTCATGCAACACACCATCAAAGGAGCGCACCGTGACGACCCCAGGACTTATCGGGATCATCGTGGCGCTGCTGTTCGGACTGGTCGGGGGGTTCCTGGCGGGGCAGAGTCGTGGAGCGCGGCAACGCGCCGAGATCGACAATCGCCTGCAGCAGGACGCCCAGCGCGACGCGGAACGCATCCGCGCGCAGGCCGACGCCGACGCCCGCACCATGCGGGCCGAGGCCGACCAGGACAGGCAGGACGCCACCCGCAGAATCAAGGAAGCCAGCGACCGCGAAGCCCAGCTGAGCGTGCAGGTCTCGCAGTTCGACACGCAGCTCGCGCAGCTGCAGGGTCAGCGTGAGCAGATCAGCGCGCTGCGCGCCGCGCTGGACCAGGAACGCGCGCAGGTCAAGCAGGACGCCGCCCGTGAACGCGAGGCGCTGAGCGGCGACCGTCAGGAGACCCGCCGCGAACGCGAGGAACTCAAGCGCGAGATCGAGCGGCTCAACCGCCGCGCCGAGCAGCTCGACGCGCGCGGTGAGAAACTCGACGCGCTGGAGGAACGCCTCGAGGACCGCGCGCGCCTCCTGGGCACACAGGAGCAGGAGATCGCGGCGCGCCTGCATCAGGCGGACCTGAAACTCTTCGAGATCGCCGGACTCTCCCCAGAGGCGGCCCGCGCGGACATCCTGACCCGCCTGGACGCCGAACTGGAAGAGGAGAAGGCGATCCGCGTGAAGGCCATGCAGGAACGCGCCACCGCCGACGCGAAACGCTCGGCGCGGCACGTGATCGCGCAGGCCATCCAGCGCAGCGCGTCCGAGACGAGCGCCGCCCTGAGCGTGTCGGTCGTGCCCATCCCGAACGACGCCATGAAGGGCCGCCTGATCGGCCGCGAGGGCCGCAACATCCGCGCCTTCGAGGCCCTGACCGGCGTGGACCTGATCATTGACGACACGCCCGAAGCGGTGATCCTCTCGAGCTTCAACCCGGTGCGGCGCGAGGTCGCCAAGCACGTCCTGGACGCTCTGGTCGCCGACGGCCGCATCCACCCGACCCGCATCGAGGAGATGGTGCACAAGGCGCAGGACGAGATGAAGGCCTTCATGCACGCCCAGGGCGAGGAGGCCGCCATCGAGGCGGGCGTGGTGGGCATCAAGCCGGGCCTCGTGCAGCTGCTGGGCCGCATGTACTTCCGCACCAGCTACGGGCAGAACGTCCTGAAGCACTCCATTCAGGTCGCGCACCTGACCGGCATCATGGCTGGGGAGCTGGGCCTGGACGCCGGGATGGCCCGCCGCGCCGGGCTGATGCACGACGTCGGCAAGAGCATCGACCGCGAGATCGACGGCACGCACGTCGAGATCGGCATCAACCTCGCCAAGAGGTTCGGGGAGCCCGCAGAGGTCATCGACGCGATCGCACACCACCACGACCCGGAGAACGGCGAGACGCTGTACTCCGTGCTGGTGGCCGCCGCCGACGCGATCAGCGCCGCGCGGCCCGGTGCACGCCGCGAGGAGCTGGAATCGTACGTGCGTCGCCTGGAGATGCTGGAGCAGATCGCCGTGTCGTTCCCCGGCGTGCAGCAGGCCTACGCCATCCAGGCCGGGCGTGAGGTGCGCGTGATCGTGCAGCCGGACAAGGTCACGGACGCCCAGGCGACCCTGCTGGCCCGCGAGATCGCCGGGCGGGTCGAGCAGGACATGGAGTACCCCGGCCAGGTGCAGGTGACCGTGGTCCGCGAGAGCCGCGCCGTGGAAGTCGCCCGCTGAGCGGAACCGGGCAGAGGAGGGCCGGGGCCATGCGCTCCGGCCCTGTTTGCTGCATACCGCCCGGAATACACTCGGAAAGGACCCGTCTGGCACGAGGTTTTTCAGGCCGCCGCGCGGGGATTGACACGCCCTGCATACCGCGCTATTCTTTCCTTATCACCGTCCGCGAAGGGCGGGTTTTTCGTTTTGGTCTGGGCCACCCTGCGTGAGCCACCACCGGGAGGCTCTCTCCCCTGCCGATCAGGCCCCCGCTGCGGCCAGTCCGACGCATAGCAGCTGCGACGGGGCGATCAGCACCGTGTAGGTGAACCCGGCTGCATACCTCTCGGCGTTGATTCCCGATGGAAGTTCGTCCAGCACGACAGGTTTCGGGTCGACGCGCAGGACTTGACCGGCCCTGCATACCGCGCTATACTTTTTTCATCACCGTCCGAGAAGGGCGGATTTTTCGTTTTGGCTCCCTGCGACTCCCCACAACCGGCTGTGCCCGTCGTCGGGTGCGCCGCCACCAACTCCTCCGGGAGCGACCGGGACTGCATACCCTCGCCAGAGCATCACCGAAGAAGCCTCTCCAAGACGGCGTTTTTCCAGTCATTCCGCGAGACTTGACGCCGCCTGCATACCGCGCTATATTGTTTCTATCACCGCCGAAGAAGGCGGGTTTTTTATTTTCTCTCCCCGGCCAGCCACGCGGCGGCACTCTGCGCGACGTGCAGGTCGTGCTCGGCGGCGCGCCCCGGGGCGGCCAGCGGGGTCAGGCGGGTGACGTCCGCCCAGACCTGCTGGCGCAGCAGCATGCCTCCCTCGCAGAGCAGCAGCGGGCCGTAGCGCAAGGCCGCCGCCTCCGGCAGGGCCGCGTAGGCCGGGTCGGGGCCGGCCCGGCGTTCCAGCCTCAACACCGGGTACCGCCAGAACCCCGGCGCGAGCACCTCCGCCGCGACGTGGTAGCCGCAGGTGCGCGCCCAGCGGCGCAGCGGTTCCGGACTGTCGTTGGGTTGCAGCACCAGCGCGTCCGGCACGCGATCCGGCGTGCGGGTCAGGACGCCCAGCATGGTCTGCGCGCCCATCCCGGTCATGCTCGCACTCTGCACCTCGCCGGGGGCCAGCGGGGCAAGGCCGTTCCCGGCGCGGACCTCCAGGCGATCCGTGAGGCCCGCGCGGGCGACGTTCACGCGGGCGTGTTCCAGCGGGCCGGGATTCACCTCGACGATCACGCCGCGCGTGACGCGGCCCAGCTGCGCCAGCCGGATGGGGAGGTGCGCGTGGTCACTGCCGATGTCCGCGTGAGTCTCGGCGCGGATCAGGTGCAGGGCCGCCTGGAGGCGCGCGTCAAGGTGCGGCATGCTGGTCATCGGGCGCGTCCGGGCGGTGGCCCTGGCGGGAGAGGATCACGGAGTACGCGCCCACGGCGAGAATCACGGCGGCGATGGCCGCGCCGTACACCAGGATGTCCGTCCCGCCCTTCCATTCCAGCGCGACGCTGAAGAAGTTCACGCTGAGCGCCACGATCACGATCCCGATCAGTTTCTGTTTCAGGTCGTCGAAGGAGTCGATGTGCAGCCAGCGGGGCACGTTCTGCACGCGGCCCACGAACAGCGCCTGCAAGCCGAACGAGATGATCAGCAGCGCCACGCCGACCAGCAGCGTGTCGGCCTGCTCGACCGCCGCGACGATCAGGGTCTTGGTGGTGTGCGCCTCGCCCAGGTCACCCAGCGCCGCGCGGATCGTGACGTACGCCTGCGCGATGGCGGCGACGAACAGCGCGAGGCTGAACGCGAAGGAACTCAGCACGCCCAGTTCCACGATCAGTCGCGTGAACCCGAACGCGCCGGCCAGCGTGACGCGCCGCGTGCGGCTCAGGGGCGGGGCGGGACGTTTGGGCATGCCGCCCAGCATACCGGGGCCCTTCAGGTGACGGGGCCGGGGAGGGGGCGCACCTCGTCCCCCAGGCGGATCACGCCGCCCCGGATCACGCGCGCCGTCAGGCCCCCGTGCCCGCGCACGGCGTTGTATCCGCCCTCGCCCAGCGTCTCCTCCATGCGGGAGCAGGGGTGGCACTCGCCGGTGCCTTCCAGGATCACCTCTCCGATCTGGAAGCGGCGGTCCTTCAGGGCCAGCAGGGGTATGCCGCGCACGGCGATGTTGCGGCGCAGCTGCTCCGGGCTCGCCTCGTCCAGTCCGGCCAGCGCGGCGATCACGGGCAGGTGCTCGGCCTGGATCAGCGTCACCTGCCGCCGCCCCGGCCCGCCGGGAATGGCGGGGGCGTTCGCGGGGCGCGCGGCCTCCCCGGCCTCGCCGGTCAGGGCAGTCAGGCGCGGCGGGGCGAGCTTGCCGTGATCGCCGACTAATCCCACCAGCGGGTGCGCCTCGACCTCCGTGACTGCCTGCACGGGCGCGCGGCGCGCGGGGCGCAGGCCCAGCCACTCGACGGCGCCGGGTCGGGGGAAGGTGTCACGCAACTCCTGAATGGTCTTCACAACGGGCATGCTAGCGGGCGGCGCCTGTTATGCTGGTCGGCATGAGGCGTCTGACCCGACGTGCGTATCCCTGCCCGCCGCCACCGGTGGGAGCAGGGTCAGTCACAGCCTGAAATCCAACCCCCGAGCGGCGCATCCGGACAGTCCTGGTGCGCCGCTCCCCTATGGAGTGAAGATGCAAGAACCCGCCCCCATCCGTTGGAACCTGCCCGTGGACGAACAGATCGACCTGCTGCGCCGCGGCGTCGTGGACCTGGTGTCCGAGGACGACCTGCGCCGCAAACTGGCGAAAGGCCAGCCGCTGCGCGTGAAGCTGGGCGCCGACCC from Deinococcus sedimenti includes these protein-coding regions:
- the rpsR gene encoding 30S ribosomal protein S18 is translated as MTQTNSAERKPRGKGPKRPRKPKVDPFSIGELEITDYKDVKMLRRFVSDTGKILPRRRTGLSAKHQRRIAQTIKIARQLALLPYTEKLVRK
- a CDS encoding DinB family protein; amino-acid sequence: MSEPTPTPQSAVSGILDILREAVEGGHPGQGTAFLDGTKADGSGNHGLLATLDGLSAAQASQEVLGSTVAAHAAHTAFHLEVIIRWERDGDRGPFDWTGSFQPVQVDDAAWDAARARLRAAYDALLTFARTFEDRPADGELTGGLTGAVAHVAYHLGAIRQLIKGVQ
- a CDS encoding DUF4384 domain-containing protein — protein: MRPALLSTLLIPALIGCAPQDAPWPTEPAAAVLTLNPAEPQVGQTLQFILRSPVSGDVALFVESPDGSVIQLLPNRLPDGQVHLNADQNQLFPAVSSSFALRASAPTGVHTALLYISSGPLNLSGVSDYTSPSSVFATVRAQGAGALLGPVAAKVKLLNPGVAGTLTFTVQP
- the rny gene encoding ribonuclease Y, whose protein sequence is MTTPGLIGIIVALLFGLVGGFLAGQSRGARQRAEIDNRLQQDAQRDAERIRAQADADARTMRAEADQDRQDATRRIKEASDREAQLSVQVSQFDTQLAQLQGQREQISALRAALDQERAQVKQDAAREREALSGDRQETRREREELKREIERLNRRAEQLDARGEKLDALEERLEDRARLLGTQEQEIAARLHQADLKLFEIAGLSPEAARADILTRLDAELEEEKAIRVKAMQERATADAKRSARHVIAQAIQRSASETSAALSVSVVPIPNDAMKGRLIGREGRNIRAFEALTGVDLIIDDTPEAVILSSFNPVRREVAKHVLDALVADGRIHPTRIEEMVHKAQDEMKAFMHAQGEEAAIEAGVVGIKPGLVQLLGRMYFRTSYGQNVLKHSIQVAHLTGIMAGELGLDAGMARRAGLMHDVGKSIDREIDGTHVEIGINLAKRFGEPAEVIDAIAHHHDPENGETLYSVLVAAADAISAARPGARREELESYVRRLEMLEQIAVSFPGVQQAYAIQAGREVRVIVQPDKVTDAQATLLAREIAGRVEQDMEYPGQVQVTVVRESRAVEVAR
- the rpsF gene encoding 30S ribosomal protein S6; amino-acid sequence: MNQYDLNLILNPNLSAEQVGIEKDYIETTVKNAGGEISNLDELGNRRLAYAVNKDREGYYLMYTIKAAGNPETAIASTLRLRDHVRRVLVVKDRPEWKTKKA
- a CDS encoding class I SAM-dependent methyltransferase, which encodes MPHLDARLQAALHLIRAETHADIGSDHAHLPIRLAQLGRVTRGVIVEVNPGPLEHARVNVARAGLTDRLEVRAGNGLAPLAPGEVQSASMTGMGAQTMLGVLTRTPDRVPDALVLQPNDSPEPLRRWARTCGYHVAAEVLAPGFWRYPVLRLERRAGPDPAYAALPEAAALRYGPLLLCEGGMLLRQQVWADVTRLTPLAAPGRAAEHDLHVAQSAAAWLAGERK
- a CDS encoding MOSC domain-containing protein; the encoded protein is MKTIQELRDTFPRPGAVEWLGLRPARRAPVQAVTEVEAHPLVGLVGDHGKLAPPRLTALTGEAGEAARPANAPAIPGGPGRRQVTLIQAEHLPVIAALAGLDEASPEQLRRNIAVRGIPLLALKDRRFQIGEVILEGTGECHPCSRMEETLGEGGYNAVRGHGGLTARVIRGGVIRLGDEVRPLPGPVT
- a CDS encoding YqhA family protein; the encoded protein is MPKRPAPPLSRTRRVTLAGAFGFTRLIVELGVLSSFAFSLALFVAAIAQAYVTIRAALGDLGEAHTTKTLIVAAVEQADTLLVGVALLIISFGLQALFVGRVQNVPRWLHIDSFDDLKQKLIGIVIVALSVNFFSVALEWKGGTDILVYGAAIAAVILAVGAYSVILSRQGHRPDAPDDQHAAP
- the rplI gene encoding 50S ribosomal protein L9 — its product is MQVILLEPGKLGKTGDVVAVKDGYARNWLIPQGIAAPATASNMKSLEARIRARQKTLAAEKASAEDLASRLNGVAVELSVRAGEGKIYGAVTHQDVADSLDKLGFDVDKRRITMPKTVKEIGEYDISYRAHPEVSIPMKLVVHAAK
- a CDS encoding single-stranded DNA-binding protein, with product MARGMNHVYLIGALARDPELRYTPSGTAVFEATIAGEDHIVGNDGRERKLPWYHRVSILGKPAEWQAERNLKGGDAVMVEGSVEYSQWEAPEGGKRSMVRVKALRMEQLGYTPELVQDAGGGVRMSSGMNEVILIGNVTRDPELRYTPAGDAVLGLGLAVNETWNDRQGQRQEKTHWIDVTLWRELAESMKELRKGDPVLVQGRLVNEAWTDRDGNKRNSTKVEATRVEALSRGAGTGNPAATPAGPRTQTASSAARPQSGGYSQPNRAANTGNRSGGLDIDQGLDDFPPDEEDLPF